The following are encoded together in the Takifugu flavidus isolate HTHZ2018 chromosome 22, ASM371156v2, whole genome shotgun sequence genome:
- the camk1da gene encoding calcium/calmodulin-dependent protein kinase type 1D, translating to MARENGDPGRGETWKKQVDDIKKIFDFKEVLGTGAFSEVVLAQERLTGRMFAVKCIPKKALKGKESSIENEIAVLRRIKHENIVALEDIYESPDHLYLIMQLVSGGELFDRIVEKGFYTEKDASTLIRQVLDAVNYLHRMSIVHRDLKPENLLYFNSQDESKIMISDFGLSKMEGTGNVMSTACGTPGYVAPEVLAQKPYSKAVDCWSIGVIAYILLCGYPPFYDENDSKLFEQILKADYEFDAPYWDDISDSAKDFIANLMEKDPAKRFTCEQALRHPWIAGDTALCKNIHESVSRQIKKNFAKSKWRQAFNATAVVRHMRRLQLGSSAASSADANTPSRPRPAQGNQSQLAPPQNAAQTPQSPNTPASLDSNNVAAARKECVAPPVTLCSLASAASSSSPTGVELNRPHPSAVPAPVLTETK from the exons AGGAGCCTTTTCGGAGGTGGTCCTGGCCCAGGAGAGGCTGACGGGCCGCATGTTCGCCGTCAAGTGCATCCCTAAAAAGGCCCTGAAGGGGAAAGAGAGCAGCATCGAGAACGAGATCGCTGTGCTGAGAAG GATCAAACATGAGAACATTGTGGCGCTGGAAGACATCTACGAGAGTCCGGACCACCTCTACCTGATCATGCAGCT ggttTCCGGTGGCGAGCTGTTTGATCGCATTGTGGAAAAGGGTTTCTACACCGAGAAGGACGCCAGCACATTAATCAGACAAGTCCTAGATGCTGTGAATTACCTGCACAGGATGAGCATCGTGCACCGTGACCTGAAG CCAGAGAATTTGCTGTATTTTAATTCCCAAGACGAGTCAAAGATCATGATCAGCGACTTCGGTCTCTCTAAGATGGAGGGCACCGGAAACGTCATGTCCACTGCTTGTGGCACACCAGGATACGTAG ctccaGAGGTTCTTGCCCAGAAGCCATACAGCAAGGCAGTCGACTGCTGGTCCATCGGAGTCATCGCCTACATCCT GCTCTGTGGTTACCCCCCCTTCTACGACGAGAACGACTCCAAGCTCTTCGAGCAAATCCTGAAAGCCGACTACGAGTTTGACGCTCCGTACTGGGACGACATCTCCGACTCAG CCAAGGACTTCATCGCCAACCTGATGGAGAAAGATCCAGCCAAGCGTTTCACCTGCGAACAGGCGCTCAGACACCCCTG gatcgCCGGAGATACGGCGCTCTGCAAAAACATCCACGAGTCCGTCAGCAGGCAGATCAAAAAGAACTTTGCCAAGAGCAAGTGGAGG CAAGCTTTCAACGCCACCGCCGTGGTCCGCCACATGAGGCGGCTGCAGCTCGGCAGCAGCGCGGCGAGCAGCGCGGACGCCAACACGCCGAGCCGGCCGAGGCCAGCCCAGGGGAACCAGAGCCAGTTAGCCCCGCCCCAGAACGCCGCCCAGACGCCGCAGAGCCCGAACACGCCTGCTTCCTTAGACAGCAACAACGTAGCAGCTGCTCGTAAGGAAT GTGTAGCCCCTCCGGTTACGCTCTGCAGTCTGGCGTCCGCTGCCTCCTCGTCCAGCCCCACCGGCGTGGAGCTGAACCGGCCACACCCTTCGGCGGTCCCCGCCCCGGTGCTCACGGAGACCAAGTGA